A stretch of the Enoplosus armatus isolate fEnoArm2 chromosome 13, fEnoArm2.hap1, whole genome shotgun sequence genome encodes the following:
- the LOC139295499 gene encoding protocadherin-10-like, protein MDTQGAKKRLCGRWHALCRFALFTCFLDAVCGQIRYSIPEELEHGAFVGNIAEDLGLDLDKLSARRFRIVSGAKKQYVEVNLENGVLFVNERIDREELCEQSLSCSFHLQVVIENPLELYRVEMEILDVNDNSPSFPWTEFNLDISESAAPGSRFPLESAQDLDVGSNSLRTYLLSVNEHFLLDIQTRSDGSKFAELVLQSPLDREQQSAHQMVLTAVDGGAPERSGTAQIDITVLDANDNAPVFDQSFYRVRLAENAPKGTVVIKLNASDLDEGPNADITYSFSGHAPIKVRQLFSVDSRTGEIKVKGVIDYEKARMHEIYVQAKDKGPSAVAVHCKVLVNVLDKNDNLPEVILTSVSTPVQEDAPPGTVIAVISVMDKDSGENGNVDCEIPHHVPFQLHSSFKNYYTLVTCDFLDRETVAEYNITLTARDMGSPPLFTRKTILVQVSDVNDNAPHFKQPSYTVYLTENNAPGASICSVTALDPDSGQNAYLSYSVLEGDIQGMPVSTYVSINSDNGNIYALRSFDHEQLKNFQITVQAQDAGFPPLNSNVSVSIFILDQNDNAPVIVSPVPRNGTAPGEAVPRSVDAGHLVTKIRAVDADAGQNSRLFYQLLQATDPSLFSIALYTGEIRTIRQLVEKDPARHRLVILVKDNGQPPLSATVSIILSVVDSLPDSQPDLGDLSLSPHHSSNLTLYLIVSLGAISFTFLVAIIVLVAVRRLKGRPSNRESNLPSVGGCCCCRSRSETPTTTEVFKKSNLNVRMSTGASGCAEANGNGALPQVYCYKMCLTPESSRSDFMFLKPCSPVMSVQRNNAKSTDYLTSGWSALDRNELANNRAATPNELKYSNNDWTWTKNQRNSAYKRYSSGNMDGTLSRQQKYDADGFSCSVAPQYWTWGNHMNDCKMSLQEGAVPNYSWAPKYTQPHSEPPEYQHNVYIPGTTSDYSTLKLAPRGELDVYNTFSTFGKKKRFISSYEQSFDRDDGLISNDIFK, encoded by the exons ATGGACACACAAGGGGCGAAGAAAAGACTGTGTGGGAGATGGCATGCATTGTGCCGTTTTGCGTTGTTCACTTGTTTCTTGGATGcagtctgtggacagattcgCTACTCAATCCCTGAGGAACTGGAGCATGGAGCTTTTGTTGGCAACATTGCAGAGGACCTGGGCTTGGATTTGGACAAGCTCTCTGCGCGCAGATTCCGGATAGTCTCAGGTGCCAAGAAGCAATATGTGGAAGTAAATTTAGAAAATGGAGTTTTATTTGTCAATGAAAGAATTGACCGTGAAGAACTGTGCGAGCAGAGTTTGTCCTGTTCTTTCCACCTGCAAGTGGTCATAGAAAACCCTCTGGAGCTGTACAGGGTCGAGATGGAAATTCTGGACGTGAACGACAACTCTCCTAGTTTCCCGTGGACCGAGTTTAATCTGGACATATCAGAGTCCGCTGCGCCAGGATCCCGTTTCCCACTTGAGAGCGCACAGGACTTGGACGTCGGATCCAACTCCCTCCGCACCTATTTGCTGAGCGTAAATGAGCATTTCCTTTTGGATATACAGACGCGCAGCGATGGCAGTAAATTTGCAGAACTCGTCCTGCAAAGCCCACTGGACAGGGAGCAGCAAAGTGCACACCAAATGGTCCTAACTGCGGTGGATGGGGGCGCGCCGGAGAGATCCGGCACTGCGCAAATTGATATCACCGTTTTGGATGCAAATGATAACGCGCCCGTGTTTGATCAGTCGTTTTACAGAGTGAGACTTGCTGAAAACGCACCTAAAGGCACAGTTGTCATAAAACTCAATGCGTCCGATTTAGACGAGGGTCCCAATGCTGATATTACCTACTCGTTCAGTGGCCACGCTCCCATCAAAGTGCGCCAGCTTTTCAGCGTGGACTCGCGCACGGGGGAAATCAAAGTCAAAGGAGTGATAGATTACGAAAAGGCCAGGATGCATGAAATTTATGTCCAGGCGAAAGATAAAGGGCCCTCCGCCGTGGCGGTCCACTGCAAAGTGCTGGTGAACGTTTTGGATAAAAACGACAACCTCCCCGAAGTGATCCTGACTTCGGTGTCCACACCTGTGCAGGAGGACGCGCCCCCGGGGACGGTGATAGCCGTCATCAGCGTGATGGACAAGGACTCAGGTGAAAACGGGAACGTGGACTGTGAGATCCCCCATCACGTCCCTTTCCAGCTCCACTCATCCTTCAAGAACTACTATACACTAGTAACTTGTGATTTtctggacagagagacagtggcaGAGTACAACATCACCCTTACCGCCAGAGACATGGGCTCTCCGCCTTTATTCACGAGGAAAACTATTTTGGTTCAAGTGTCTGATGTGAACGATAACGCGCCTCACTTCAAACAGCCTTCCTACACTGTGTATCTGACCGAGAATAACGCGCCGGGAGCATCCATTTGCTCTGTGACTGCCCTGGATCCAGACTCTGGTCAAAATGCGTACCTCTCCTATTCTGTACTGGAGGGTGACATACAGGGAATGCCCGTGTCCACATACGTGTCCATAAACTCAGACAACGGGAACATTTACGCGCTGCGATCCTTCGACCACGAGCAACTTAAAAACTTTCAGATCACAGTCCAGGCTCAAGACGCCGGCTTCCCGCCCCTGAACAGCAACGTTTCAGTGAGTATCTTTATTTTGGACCAGAACGACAATGCACCTGTGATTGTGTCGCCGGTTCCGCGAAACGGCACGGCGCCCGGCGAGGCAGTGCCCAGATCAGTTGACGCAGGTCACCTTGTCACCAAAATCAGGGCGGTGGACGCGGACGCAGGTCAGAACTCGCGTCTGTTTTATCAACTGCTCCAAGCAACAGATCCGAGCCTGTTCAGCATCGCTCTGTACACAGGCGAGATCAGGACGATACGCCAGTTGGTGGAGAAGGACCCCGCGAGGCACAGACTGGTCATTCTCGTGAAGGACAATGGTCAGCCACCCCTCTCGGCCACAGTTTCCATCATTCTGTCAGTGGTTGACAGCCTGCCAGATTCGCAGCCCGATTTGGGTGACCTGTCACTAAGCCCGCATCACAGCTCCAACCTCACCCTGTACTTAATCGTGTCTCTGGGCGCCATCTCCTTCACATTTCTGGTGGCTATTATCGTCCTGGTTGCAGTGCGGAGACTGAAGGGCAGACCGTCCAACCGAGAGTCTAACCTCCCCTCAGTCGgcgggtgctgctgctgccgctccCGCTCAGAGACACCCACCACCACGGAGGTGTTCAAAAAGTCCAACTTAAATGTTCGGATGTCCACAGGCGCGTCCGGCTGCGCGGAGGCAAACGGCAACGGCGCGCTTCCTCAGGTGTACTGCTACAAAATGTGTCTGACACCGGAGTCGTCCAGGAGTGACTTCATGTTCCTGAAGCCCTGCAGCCCGGTGATGTCGGTTCAACGGAACAACGCCAAGAGCACCGATTACCTGACCTCTGGCTGGAGCGCACTGGACCGCAATGAGCTGGCCAACAACAGAGCAGCGACCCCAAACGAG CTGAAGTACTCAAACAACGACTGGACCTGGACCAAGAACCAACGCAACTCAGCATATAAGAG GTACAGTTCAGGAAATATGGACGGCACCCTTTCTCGTCAACAAAAATATGATGCCGATGGCTTTTCCTGCTCAGTGGCACCACAGTACTGGACCTGGGGAAACCATATGAATG ACTGCAAGATGTCTCTTCAAGAGGGAGCAGTTCCTAACTACTCATGGGCTCCAAAGTACACCCAGCCTCATTCTGAGCCGCCAGAGTACCAGCACAATGTATACATCCCTGGCACCACGTCTGACTACAGCACTCTGAAGCTGGCACCCAGAGGAGAACTGGATGTGTACAACACTTTCTCTacttttggaaagaaaaagagattcaTCTCGAGCTACGAACAATCTTTTGACAGAGATGACGGTCTCATAAGcaatgacatcttcaaatga
- the LOC139295500 gene encoding protocadherin alpha-C2-like gives MALVTAPLRTRLISAVFTLTALWGCALSITRYSIPEEMEEGSFVANLATDLGLDVRSLVQRRAKLDVIHSKNYLDINKETGELLIREKIDRESICMTKTTSCFLKMDVILENPIRIFNIELEIMDINDNAPVFRRRTMHLDVSEATPPGERFSLTNAVDADVGANSIKTYYLSESKYFNIDIQTGSDGSKYVDLVLNGNLDREEHAAHNLILTAVDGGVPPRSGTASIVINVLDINDNAPLFNQPVFAVNVSENSAVGTLVMTLNATDLDEGTNAQLIYSYTLYTSEKTQELFSLDPNSGEIKVKGVIDYEESQSFEMHIQAQDRGANPRSGHCKVMVFITDLNDNYPEVIIKSVKSTLTEDVAVGTLIAVVSVSDRDSGVNGEVELTLNQQGSLPFLLNKSSEGYFELLVSKPLDREIISKYDIILRVTDKGSPPLSENEAITLDILDINDNAPAFSQSFYTIHVVENNLPGALLTSLSAFDPDLNENQYLVYFIMEKEIVNTSMSMLFSINPENGDLYALKTFDYERERDFLFHIEARDSGVPPLSSNVTVHIIVLDQNDNTPLIVSPWRAQGSVVEEVIPRSTDKGHLIAKVIAIDADSEQNARVTYQLLQISDATLFSLDQYNGEIRTTRMFSYRDPRQQRLVIVAKDNGEPALSATVTIKISTVEHAMSFSETTELPIEYDVFTDLNLYLVIGLGAVSFLLLITILVIIVLKCQKPKPKAFKIPPANRNSVISRNSVISQRSSTIADSTLISSDAYWYSLFLAETRKGKVVVRQPIIPKGAGYFVSSIPRSIGPSETTDSRASTLEVQCGGRLLAARDPSPTSQWRDERRGVGGEGGGELRHSGEERAGV, from the coding sequence ATGGCGCTTGTCACGGCACCTTTACGGACACGATTGATCTcggctgttttcacattgacTGCACTGTGGGGATGTGCGCTTTCCATCACTCGCTACTCCATACCGGAGGAGATGGAAGAGGGCTCCTTTGTTGCCAACCTGGCCACAGATTTGGGTCTGGATGTTCGCAGTTTGGTGCAGCGCAGGGCAAAGCTCGATGTCATTCACAGCAAAAATTACCTTGACATCAACAAAGAAACAGGGGAGCTGCTCATCCGCGAGAAGATAGACCGGGAAAGCATATGCATGACTAAAACCACCTCGTGCTTTCTGAAAATGGATGTCATTCTTGAAAACCCCATCCGCATTTTTAACATCGAGCTGGAAATCATGGACATCAACGACAACGCGCCAGTGTTTCGCAGGAGGACAATGCACTTGGACGTTTCGGAGGCAACCCCTCCCGGTGAGAGGTTTTCATTGACAAACGCGGTGGATGCGGATGTGGGGGCGAATTCAATCAAGACCTACTATCTCAGCGAAAGCAAATACTTCAACATCGACATACAAACCGGCAGCGATGGCTCCAAATATGTAGATTTGGTGCTCAACGGCAATTTGGACCGGGAGGAGCATGCGGCTCATAATCTGATTTTAACCGCTGTGGATGGAGGGGTGCCTCCCCGCTCCGGCACAGCCAGCATCGTTATCAACGTACTGGATATCAATGACAACGCCCCCCTGTTCAATCAGCCGGTGTTTGCAGTCAATGTTTCAGAGAACTCGGCTGTAGGGACACTGGTCATGACCTTAAACGCAACAGACTTGGATGAAGGCACAAACGCTCAGTTGATATACTCATACACACTGTACACCTCAGAGAAGACTCAAGAGCTGTTCTCCCTCGACCCAAACTCAGGCGAGATCAAAGTGAAGGGGGTGATCGATTACGAAGAGAGTCAGAGTTTTGAGATGCACATTCAGGCTCAGGACAGGGGGGCCAACCCGCGGTCAGGACACTGCAAAGTCATGGTGTTCATCACAGATCTGAACGATAACTACCCCGAGGTGATCATCAAGTCTGTGAAAAGTACCCTGACTGAGGATGTGGCTGTAGGGACTCTGATTGCAGTGGTCAGTGTCAGCGACAGGGACTCTGGTGTCAACGGGGAAGTGGAGCTCACTTTGAATCAGCAAGGATCTCTACCGTTCCTCCTAAACAAATCCTCAGAGGGCTACTTTGAGCTGCTGGTGTCAAAGCCACTGGACAGAGAGATAATAAGCAAATATGACATCATACTGAGGGTGACGGACAAAGGCTCGCCGCCCTTATCTGAGAATGAAGCCATCACTTTAGATATTCTGGATATCAATGACAATGCACCTGCATTCTCCCAGTCCTTTTACACAATCCATGTTGTGGAGAATAATCTACCAGGGGCGTTATTGACATCTCTTAGTGCTTTTGACCCAGATCTCAATGAGAACCAGTACTTGGTTTATTTCATAATGGAGAAGGAGATTGTTAACACGTCTATGTCAATGCTGTTCTCCATCAATCCTGAGAACGGTGATCTTTATGCCCTGAAGACCTTTgactatgagagagagagggatttcCTCTTCCACATTGAGGCTAGAGACTCCGGTGTCCCCCCGCTGAGCAGCAACGTGACAGTTCACATCATCGTTCTGGACCAAAACGACAACACTCCCCTCATAGTGTCACCTTGGCGGGCGCAGGGCTCCGTCGTAGAGGAGGTGATACCGAGGTCCACGGATAAGGGGCACCTGATAGCCAAAGTGATTGCTATTGATGCCGATTCTGAGCAGAACGCCAGGGTCACCTATCAGCTCCTGCAGATCAGTGATGCAACCCTCTTCAGCCTGGATCAGTACAACGGTGAAATCCGGACAACAAGGATGTTCAGCTACAGAGACCCAAGACAACAGCGGCTGGTGATTGTTGCCAAAGACAACGGCGAAcctgctctctctgccactGTCACCATCAAGATATCAACAGTGGAACATGCCATGTCCTTTTCAGAGACCACAGAATTGCCAATAGAGTATGACGTCTTCACAGACCTGAACCTGTACTTAGTAATCGGCTTAGGGGCTGTGTCATTTCTGCTACTGATAACCATCTTGGTTATTATTGTGCTCAAGTGTCAAAAACCGAAGCCAAAGGCCTTCAAGATCCCCCCAGCCAACAGAAACAGTGTGATCAGCAGGAACAGCGTGATCAGCCAGAGAAGCTCCACCATCGCAGATTCCACCCTGATCTCCAGTGATGCCTACTGGTACAGTTTGTTCCTCGCAGAGACCAGGAAGGGCAAAGTGGTCGTGAGACAGCCCATAATCCCCAAAGGAGCTGGGTATTTTGTATCCAGTATACCCAGAAGCATAGGGCCCAGTGAGACCACAGACTCCAGAGCATCCACACTGGAG